The sequence below is a genomic window from Oxyura jamaicensis isolate SHBP4307 breed ruddy duck chromosome 20, BPBGC_Ojam_1.0, whole genome shotgun sequence.
GCATCAACTTTGACAAGGCACGGCGCTGTGTGCCCAGTCCCACGACACTCCAGTCAGATGTATATTGCATTAATAATGCCCGATACGcactgtgaatattttaaaggtagGGGCAATGAGGTGAAATTAACCAGTTCTGCCTTCCTCCGTAGCTGATAGATATCAACTTcgcttttgtgtgtgttagaTGCAATTTAAAAGAGCTTAACATACAATATGGATGAGTGCGGTTGTGAGGCAGCGCGCTCCCGCTCTCTGAAATGGGACTTctgatgtctttttctttctgctcagaTAAAATAACTATTGAATATATTATCATTCTCAGaggagactttttttcccctttcttctggATGAAGTACATCTTGCTGCCCCAGTTTTTAAAGGCAGAACAACTTCCTCCTGCAGGAGACACTGGATATAGAGCAAATGGGTTAATCCGGCCACGCCACTCAAACCCCTGCCGCATATTTAGCTGCATGGCTGTGCTCAGACAACCTGCTTATTACTTACCCCTTTCTGCACTCAGAGgatgaaaaaaagtcttttagaaattatttacgagaagaaaataatgctcTCTGAACCCCAGCAATGCCCAAACAAATTCCACGTACGTACTAGACGTGGTGGATGGAGCTCCCCTTTTAGGAGCGTATCGCTTCTAAAGGCTCGCGCTGATGGCAAGCAGGCGGCTGTGTGGACAGCACGAATACATCACAAAAAGGAGAAGACAAAATGTTGTCTTCTGAAAATAGCTGTTCTCTGGGGGCGCCGGGGGTGGCTGTGGTGAGGCTGCAGGCTTCACGAGGACCCGCGGTGCTGAACCCACAGAGGTGCAGCGCCGCAGGAGTCGGGATGCGCAGCTGTACTGAGAGATGGTAATGGGGGCTGGGGCCAAGGGGGGGGACACAAAATCACCTCGGAACAGCCCTGTTCGTGCCGGAGCTCCGTGACAGAAGGGCTTTGCACCCGTCCTGCGAGGGGAGCTGGACTCCTCGCTCTGCCTTCCTTCGGCACCGACGCAGCAGCCGGCACGCGGCCGTCACAGGTTGGGGCAGCTGAGAGCAGGCCCAAGGTCTCGTAAGAGAATTGCAGAGTGTTGTATCGGgggcaaaaggaaggaaataggCCAGCTTCTGACTGACAGCTCAAAAAATGGTGTTGAGGACTGCCTGGAAAGAGATTGGGAAggataaagcaaagcaaagcccaGGGACAGATTGTCCAGGGAGAGACTTTTGGACGAGGTGAGGCAAGTGGCGCTCAGGAATGATGTGCATGAAGCTGCTCTGGTCTTGAGGCCTGGCTGTGGACTGGGTGACCACTGCAGGTGCTTTCCTATCCTATTTCATACGAGTTCTGCAAGGTCTTGACAAGCTGGCTGTGCAGACCTTTGCAGCAGAATAATGGTGGCACCTGGCATACAGCATCCCAGAAGCGATTTAAAAATAGGTTTAGAAAAGAGGTCAGACAAACCCCACATGGACAAGGGAAGAAATTAATGATACATTTTCCCCGAACGTGTCTGTGCCGATGCATGCTGTGCATGCTGATGTGCAGCGAACAATGGgtgggggtgaggaggaggctgagcacAGCCACGGATGCGGGAGGAGAGGAACCACAGGTACTCTGAGCCCTCCTTGCACTGCTTTCTATTGAAACGAGCACTGTCCTTCTAGTCAGTCAAATCCTGATCCGTTTACACGCAATTTAGGATAGCCAGTTCCCATCTGAATGGATGTGAAGAAGAGCAGCCTTGCTGTGACGGACCCAGCTGCGGGATGATCTCCATGTGAGCTGTAAGTGCAGGCCAGGGAATGCTGCTGCCTTCAAAGAGAAGCAAGCAGCTGGCAAAGAGCCCTTAAGCCACTGCTCAGTCACACTAAGGAGGACAGACTTCATGTGCCCTGACCTGCAGCGTGCATCACAGCAGCGCAGTCTGCAGAGACCGCTGTGCAGGTTTCCCAAATGATGGGCAAATTATCGCTGCTGTGTTAAAAATGGGCAGAAAAAACCAACTAGGCAATTTCAGCTCCAGTCTGAACACACGCTTCCTAATACTCCACGAACACAATTTTGCTTTACACACACACGTGTCACAGAAGAGACGAACTGTTCATGCAGTCCCCTTTTTCATGAGGTCGGGAATGAGAATTATTCAAGGTGCGTTTGGCAGGGGTTGTGTGCGGGCACTGCTTGCGGCTGCCTGgagcgggcagggctgggctcccagctctgccttgcAGCTGGAGCCTTGCAGGCGGTGCTGTGGGATCTTGTCTCCCTCTCGTGGGTGTCCGAATGACTGCAAGGACCGCGATTGTCCCCTGCTGTCCCGAGGTGTGTCCACGCTGCAGGTGCTGTGATGCCGTCAGCGTGGTGTGGAGGCACCCACAGTAGCTGGCTCATGTTCCAGGGGTGGTTTGGTCTTTGCAAATGGCTTTTATCCACGCATCCCAAATGGGTTttgcagctggtgctgagccttGGGGGTGCAGCTGGTACCCatgcaaacaaaattaatgttacTGCAATTTTCTGCTGATGCTGCTCAGCACAGAAAGGGCTCGGAGACCCCGGGATCAACAGCACCCTGAGCTGTTTTGCTACTGCCTCTGGTTTGCCTCCTCACCTTCCTGCAGGTGCTCAAGCACGATGTCCCATGCTTGTCCTTGGCACCCCGGAGGTgtccttttcttccctgtgcCTTCTGGCCAGTAACAGAATCGCATTTACTTAAAAGCCATCCCACAGCAAACCCCCTAATCCTTAACTTCATTAAAATCGTTCTCATTCAGCTGGGGCAAAGCAGCGCCCATGAATCACGATTAGTGAAAGCAGAGGGCCAAAGAAGAGGCgattaatttctttcctgtccAAAAGGCTGGGCTGCGCTCGCTGGGTGGAGGATTTCTGCCCTTTAGACAGCAGGCTGACAAGTGCCACCTGTTAATCTTTTTCGGCGCGCTGCTGTTGGGTTCTGtagcagcagcccagctccccagggccTTGCTATGACAGTTGCTATTTGCAAGTCAGCTGCAAAATGCTCCCTCTTTATTCCTGCAGCTATTTTTGGCGCTTCTCTTCacactgaaatagaaaagacaTCATTTATTGGTGATAACCAGGTTATAGTAGCATTTTCTGCCCTTAAGGTGGAGCGTTTCGGAGGAAGGAAGGGTGAGGTGTGCCGGGGCGTGCTTTAAGTGATGGGACCAAAAGAGCCCCGTGCTCTCTCTCCTGGGTGGTGGAACAGAAATGTGGAAGGCCTGTCggggccagcagctcctcgTGCAAGGGGGGTGATGGCCCCATccaagggagggagaggggaatgCCGAGGAGCACCGCGTCCACCCCAGCAGTGAGCAGAGGAAGCGGTCAGGGCTGGGACCTGCGTGGGTGCCGAAGGGCTTTCCAGGGCCACAGTAGAGGAgctctcttcctccctgcttCAGCCATACAAAAAGCAGGTGAGTGGACGGGGAGGGTCTGTCCCACAGACCCCAGACCACGCCGTACACGGCCCCCCTCACTTTGTTCTTCCAGCTCCTCGCTGGTGCACGGAGCTCACCGAGCGGGATTTGAGCACCCTAAATTGAGCGTGTGGCTCCCGCTGTTTGCTCTTCATGTGCATGCTAAATTGCTGCAGTTgtgttttcctctcccctcccctccccaggggGAAGCAATAGCTTTCGTGGAGATGGTTTATGATTTTTCCGGACAGAAATTGTTTCCATTCCAGGTTTATTGGCCATACCCAAACAGCTGTCCAAGAATCGCTAAAAGCCAGGCCGCCTGATGCAGAGCTGGTGTTTCTGAAGCCTGATAGAGCAGCGCTGCAAAAGCCCAGCCTCTGAGCAATGTAACCAGCAGTCCCACCAGCTCACGGTGCGAGCTATTGAGGAATTAATTCAATAAAAGTGGGCATCGTTTCGAGGTAGTCCCAAGCCCTCCGACCTGTGCCTGTGCGGAGATAACAGCGACGTTGGTCTTGCTGTGAATGATTCCAGTTGCTGTTGttcacccccagcccagcagctcttgttctttctggtgctttgtatttttttaacctggcTTTTCATGTGctcctgctgttttcctctgcGCTGGAACACGGTTGATGGAGCTGCAGCATCTGCTGCCCCGGTAAGAGGTGCTCTGGTTTTGTGGCAAGGAGGGGTGTGCTGGTGTGCGGGACCCTGTGCCATCCTGCCCAAATACTGGCATCAGCAGCAAATCTCTGCCCTGGAGGTAATGGGAAACGGCCCCATGGGGTGCGTTTGGTGACGTATTTGGAGTCCTCAGGGGGCAGAAAGGCCTCTCCTTGCTCTCCCGCAGTACGCAGCATTGGGTTTCTGTGGGTGGGCTTCTCGCAGCTGTTCCCACCACGGTCCCTGGCCAGGTTTCGCCTCGCAGCCCTGCCCTCGGGACTGGGATCTCGCAGAGCCCCGAGTCTGAGCTCGCTTTGGACTCCGGCAGCTCTAGGCTTTGCTCCTGGACTCCTCCGTTATCCTAACCCTGGGCGTCTTGTTAATGAGACCAAGCATCTGCTTCGAGCACGGCGGTGAGCATTTCCCTGAGCGGCTGCGAGGTGTCTCGCCTGCTTGTTATTTACGCGCTCGTTCAGGTCACGTACTCCCCGGGGTGGGAGTGAGACCGAAGTTTTGCCCATTTATCTTCCACGAGTTGAAGAgaataaagcaaacatttacCTTCTGGCTGATAGTGCGTTCATCTCCTGCTGAATCATATCTTTCTCTGTTAGATCTCCCGTTTCTCGAGCTATTTTAGGTTCTCCAAGCACagcttttcatccttttttgaCCCTCTGTGGACGGCTCAACTTGCTCCAGGAGCCTCGCTGGTCTCCCATGTGGCAGAGCTCCCTCGTTCCCTCCTTGTATGGGCAAATAACCGGCCTTGCACAGCCTGCCTGGCTGcccgctccccctgcccctgtTTTCCCCGTCGTGtttccctgtccctgcagaTTCATCAACCCcgtgtgtgtgcacacatctGTCCCCAGTGCACGACAGGTCCAAGAGCTCTGTTCTGTGCCTTGTGCTCGgggtgctgctcctgggggctgccccgCTGGGGATGGGGAGATCCAGGCGATGGGACAGGGACCCTGAACCCATGGGGAGAGAGTCCCTGCAGGACGGGCGGTGGCACTGGGGACGCACCCTGTGCCTCCGAGGAGTTGGTGACACTGAGAACAGGCTTAGATATTCTCCGCAATTAGTGCCAATTATAAATCCTGCTGTTTCTGTTGTGCCTCAAAATGTCACCTGGGGTGTTCGTGCATGCAGTGCATGCAGGGTGAAGAGGCGCTGAATCGAGAGAGGCTTTGGGGAAGTCTGCCCCCACTCAGAGCCCATCCCAAGGCTGTCTGTGCGATGCCAAGGCGCCCTCGTCCTTTCTGCACAAGGTGGTAAGGAGCTGgagggcaggtgctgagctttGTGTGCCGCCTTCCTCGGGGGAGTAAATAAATATCCCCAGCAGGCTGAGACCGGGGCTGCGAGTAGCTAATGAGAGCTGAAATCTCAACCTGAAATTACCGCTCTTCTGGATGAATGGGGTTTAAAaaaaggtgttgtttttttaaaatgtcttttaagcACAACTGGCTTGCAGGGGGGATTCAATGGATCTTTGTGAGCCCGTGGCGCCCGGCCCGCCCCGGAGGCAGGGCTTCTCCCCGACTTCATTGCCAGGGTAAGCTGGAGGGAACATGTGGCCCTCCTCGCACGTTCATTTCGAAGGAATTAATTCCCGAAGCAGCGAGCTGTGTCACTGCGTGGGTAATGCCCCCCTCCAGGGGCGTTTGGAGAAGTGCCGGGGGCTGCACTTTGCGTGGCTTCCCTCTGCAGCACCTTCCCCGGGGGGCAGCGCGCAAACCCGGCGCTGCAGCGGGGGGAACCCCGGCACAAACCTCCCGGCGTGCGTTTCAGCGGCTGTGTCACGGGCTGGTTGTGGAAGCGGGTGTGAAAACCACGCGGTGGGTGTGATTCTGGCGTTGGGTGGCGGGAAATGGGGCTCTGGTCAAGAAATAGATGCATTGCTCTGTGTGTCAGAGAGAAACAGGGAATGCCGTCCCAGGGGGACTGAGGTCAGCACCCCTGACTCCCCTCCGACGACCACTCCAGCTGTGTTACTTCCTTCCCAACAGTGAAGGTTGGGAATGGAGAGCTGCCGGGAGAGATCCCATAAACCACGCCAGGAAGCTGCTCAGATGGTAATGCTGCCTGCAAGAGGTGACAGGCTGCACGTGAGTCTGGGAGGGCAGAGATTTTCCCTCGTGGACAATTCATTAGAGATAAGCATCAGCCGACTGGTGACTGCAGCCATCACcgctctttctttttttcctccacaaggaaaaggattttaaatggATCCCATGTAACAAAACTGCCTTTGAAATCACCGCAGGGTGAAAAGGCTTCTGCAGATGCCATTCATTTCAAGGATATATTAAATCAGGCTCTTTAGTTACCGGgttgctttaaaatgcaaattaaccACTTGccaaaatccatttattttgcaGCTTGAATTTCAGTGGAGTCCATCTGGCGTCTGCTGGGCAGTTTAGTGACTTCCTGGGGAGCATGGGCCCTGCACAGTTTGTTGGGCGTCAGACCTTGGCCACCACCTCGATGGGTAAGGAACACAAAGATCTTACGTGGCTTAAATTGAATCTCGACCAGACCACTCCTACAGCCACCTAATAACGcgtccagcagctgctgctctacCACTCCTCCGCTCTGTTTCTGCGTTAAATCAAGAAAGCTTGGCTGCGAGGTTTTGCTGATCGCTGCTAGTACAGCGTTAGCAGGGGAGCACCAGCTTTATGCTTTCCTCTAACAGAGCTGAAAGGCACAGACTAAGGAAAACGCAGCTAAAATCCTGAAAATGCACCCTGTGCATCTTTCTGTTCGCTCCCTAAGGCCCATCAGGCTCTATAAAGGTTTTCTTACGGTACGCCATCATTGCGTTTTCCAAAGCAGCCTGCAACTCTGGGTGTTCCGGTCTGGGAATGGAGGCTAGCTGCCACTGAGGAGTGTGAGACTGAGTCACCAAAGCCGTGTTAAAGGGCTGAAATTAGAGATTGCTTTGGGAAATGTGGGTTTGAATCACTGCAGAGCTTCTGCGGAGtaaagcaggaggagagcaggccCTTAGGGCCTACAGTTTGTTACAGCTCACAGTGGGCATGATAGACAGATTGTTCATGTTTTATTAGCCCACAAACATATTGTTTTGAAAGTGTTCTGTCTATTCTGACATTTTGGTTTAGGGGATGTGGAAATTGGCTTGCAGGAGCGAAACGGGCAGCTAGAAGTGGATATCATTCAGGCCCGAGGACTGACACCGAAACCCGGCTCCAAAACACTGCCAGGTACTATGCCTTGACCTCCTAAAGCAGCTCACTGAGCTCCAGCCTCCTGCCATgcttgcaaaaaggaaaaaaattgattCTGCTTGGCTTCTGTGGCAATAAGcagtatttttgttgtattGAGAATAAGGCTGGCTGGGCAAATCTTTTCACTGCGGTACATGCCTTCTTTGGGAATAAAAGAGACAGAGACGTGGCACTCTGTCTTGTCTAAAGTCAGCGTGAAGGTTTTTTCGTATTTGACCatatttgtggtttttttttcagctgcttacATCAAAGCCTACCTGTTAGAGAACGGCGTGTGCATTGcgaaaaagaagacaaaagtgGCCCGCAAATCTTTAGACCCTTTGTACAATCAGGTGTTACTGTTTCCTGAGAGCCCCCAGGGCAAAGTATTACAGGTAAGAGGAGTGGGTTTCAggtctgtctctttctctcccaCCTGTGCTGGAATATACTAAGTCTGGCAAATAATCTGGATAAATAACATAGATGAGAAAAAGCTAAGGCTTTCATGGAACTACATGCACTCTGTCTGAAGTTAACAAAAAGAAgaacctttttttcttgctcaaaCTGTTTATTATTTGATACCCTGCCAGGTAACATGAATGCTTACCAGGAAaaggtttttggtttgttttccagttaGGAGATAGGCAGTATCCATAGATGCTGAACAACCTTGCAGCACAggtttcttctgtgtttatCTGCATTCAGAGCTCTGCTTTGGCCATCACCCAGTCACGTATCCTACCTATTTCTACCTCTGTCCTTTTCCTGCCATACATTCTCTGCCATACTCATGTTTTCAATCCTGTACGTATGTTTCCGGGGCAAAGAGTGAATGCCATTGATAATTCATACCTAAACCATTCCCATCCAATAAACCCTGGCTAAAATCCACTGGAAATACTGATGTAATTAACCTGTGAGTTTCTGTTGCTAACCTCTGCTGGCATATGAATTGCCAGCTGATCTCAGGATCCTTCTCCTTAGTGAACTTGTCTTCATTAACCTTGATCAGAAGCATTTTCCCCTGTTTCAGGCAGAGTGCATGTTTTTGACTGAATTGTGGTAGGGCCTGGCTTGGTCTGGGTTTCCTTCCTGCAGCCTTGCTGCCATGTGGGCCTTCACCCCGAGTTCTGTGGATCACAGCCACAGAAGGTGGAAGCAAGGCAGGCAGCCTGAAGTACCTAAAAGTTAGCTCATGAAAGGGGTTGAAGGTGTTAAGAACTATGGATTTTATCCTCAACAAGGATGGGAAGTTGGGTGTGAAGTGTAACATTAGTCTTCATTTCAGAGATGTGACAGCATTTTCCAGATGGGGTTTCCAAGGAGCATCTGTGGTCAGCTCGGGGTACCATgagctggcagagcccagctgctcctggaaaAGGTCCCCTGGGTTATCCAATGCTGTCTGTCCCACGCCACCATTTTACCTTCCACCACTTAACCATGGCAGAGAGGGTTCTCATGAGTCTTTGCCTTCATCTTATTTTATCAATAGACCTTTGTAATAGGACAGTGAGAAATGCCTCTGCCCTGCTTTGCCACTTGGTCAGAAAGACTGCTGCCTTCCAGCGGGCTGAGGCACAGCAGAAACCCAGAAGCAGGCACTAAATGTCAGTATATGGTCCTCTGTGAGCCTCTCACGCAGTATCCTGGCCATGTCCTTGCCTtggcagcagccctggtgcagaagggcagccctgctgcaaagAGGGTTGGAGTTGTGCCTGCCtctttgcagctctgctgttccGTGCCCTGCTCCATTTGTGGTTTTCAGTTTGTCTTAAAGGCTGGTTGCAATGTTTCATTGCAACTTGCAATGTCTTGTTGGAacttaaagagaataaaattagGAGCCTGGCGCTCTGACAGTCGCTGTGCCACCAACCCAGCTTTCTGCGGTGCTTTGCTCCATCCCGTGCTGGCATAAACATTGGCATTCGATGTCTCTCCTGCCTCGTTTTACAGAAAACTCTAATGTTCTGGTTATTCAGAGCCTAGGGAAAGAAGCTGTCAGGATTAGCCAGAGATCACTAGCCACCATCATAACCCATCGTCCTCATCCTCTCGTCTTCAGAACATGAACTCGCTCTGGAGTCACTCGTCACCTTTGTCTTGAGCCACATAGGGCCACTCGGCCACATGCAGCCCTCCAGCATGCCTAAGCCCATGACCCTCACTACATCTGTGCCACCCACTGGTCTCCATCGTGTCGTAAGTGTGATTCAGCTTTCCCTGCTCGGCTGCCAGCTCTCTCATTAGACCTTCCTCTGCGTCTCCGAGCCTTTCTCGGCAGTCTGTTCTGCTCTCCCCGCATGCCGCCCCATGTGTGCCCTTTACGTCACCAGTCCCACTTGCCAGTGCTCGGCTCCTGCCCTTTCTCCAGGTGAGTAACCGTGTCTCGTGGCCATCTGCCACGCACCATGAGGCCTGAGTGCGGATGTTAAGGCACAGACTTTTCCTCAAACTGTTGGCTCTTGGCCCAAGCTATTGCCCCACTTGGTTCTTGTCAGGTTATTTTCCAGACCAGgagcccttccttcccttttcccacgTTGTGCACACACTTGCCCTGTCCAGCAGTTAGAAGAAGAGTGTTTCATCCACACGTGCATTCACCTCTTTTtcacgggggaaaaaaaaagtctggtaaCAACGCTCAGATTTGTAAAGCTGTGCTTAAAACCATCAGCTGGAAAACCATCAGCCAGAGCTTCTTGTCACCAACAGCATAGCGTGTGGTTGTGTATTCCTGTGGTAGTGTAAAACTTTCTGCTCTTCCCAGAGTCTAGTAAAGCCCAAGGAGGTTGGATAAACAGAATGCACAGAGGGATTGATCAGATTGCTGCTTCCCAAGCAGGTGTGCAAGTCTGAGGATTAATTGTGCTTCCCCCCTCTTGTTTCTCAGGTGATAGTCTGGGGGAACTACGGACGCATGGAGCGCAAGCACTTCATGGGAGTCGCCAGGGTCCTCCTGGAAGAACTGGATTTGTCAACTTTAGCAATTGGCTGGTACAAGCTCTTCCCAACCTCCTCGATGGTAGATCCCACTACAGGCCCGCTGCTGCGTCAGTCCTCGCAGCTTTCCCTGGAGAGCACAGTGGGACCCTGCTGTGACAGGTCTTAGTGAGTAAGGAAGGGggaactgcttttgttttttaaacatgctgTCAAGGTTTTGTTTGCTGGAACTCTGACCTCAAGCGCAATGCATGTTCAATCAGTTCTCGtggagctggaagaggaggaTAAACCAGTGACCTTAGACAGAAGACGAGGGGGAGGGCGCTGTACCCTCTCCGTCCGAGGAGGAGGTGCCATGGGGCATGAGTCCTAGTTGTCAAATTAGACATACACCTCTTGTTTCACTTCTCTCGCTGTCATTCTTGGACCCTTGTTTCAGATCAGTATTAACCCTGGAAAGTTGCAGCATTTGGAAGAGTATGGGGGGAGTAAGGAAGGTATTTTGCTTAACTGTGCATCTTACAAATTTCTTAGGTTCTTTCTCATAGTACCTGAAAAATTCAGAGGCCAATTTCTAACCTAAaaagagcaggagcagaaagtTTGAGAGGAagcattagttttttttttctctgagatctttcttcttcaaagaaagaaaaggaaagaaacctgcAGCCCTTAAGTACCAATTCCACGTCAGTGAATCACGTTAACTGTAACGCTGTCgttgctgtgttttcaaactGTGCCAAATTACCAGCAAGTGTCTTTGCCGCGTTACTTGTCTACCACTGCTGATGAAGCATACTTGGTGGGAGAATAAGCGCCTACTTAGACCAGACAGTTTGAACTGAGTTCGAGTTTAGCAGTTTAATTAACTGCAATTTTGCTCAGTAAAAAAGCACTAGAAGTGGGAGCCGAACGTCAGACGTGCTGCTTGAGATAGGTTTTATACTGACTCCCTTGTTGCTGTGCATCCTTCAGCCACAATgtcttctctctcctgcttttctttcatctcctttGTGCTGGTACATACCTGCTGGAGATGCTGCCCTTCCTGTTGTGCTATTGACTGACCTGAATCAGGACTGTTTTGTTCTGCCAcgggagaggagaaggagattTCTGGGggtgcagaagaaagaaacctcAGGTTGTCATCTGACGAGAAGGTGCTGGGGGGCACACGATCTTCCTTGAGGAAAGAAAGGCGCTGTAGGCAGTCTCAGTAATACACGGGCATTGCCAAGTGTCCTGAGAGAGGAGATGCTGTCCCCAGAGTATGGAGCGGCAGTGGGTGAGGAGTCTGGAGACCCGGTGGTCACAGCATGTATATTCTGTTAATTTAAGTGCAACGCTAGCTGTAAAAGTCTCGTAGGTGAACCCAGTAAAGCACATTCTCTGAGCTGCTGAGTTACGGCAGCTGTCGTCAGCAGTCACATGCTGGAGTAAGGCATGCTAGATCCTTCAGACAAGTAAAAACGtgtatttgaaaacactgaGTAGCCAAAATAACGGAGAATCTCCAACGATTTCCTGTTAAAAGGCCCTTTCTGGCTAGATTTTCTCGTAGTCTTAATGAGGCTGCGGTCTCAAAATGAGCTTTGGGAGATGTTTGACTTTGTGATTTAATAGTGAAGGTCCCATGTCGTGTTCAGGAGGGAGCAGATTCTTGGCCTGTCGTCGAGGAATactgaacatttatttctgcatgcGG
It includes:
- the RIMS4 gene encoding regulating synaptic membrane exocytosis protein 4 produces the protein MERSQSRLSLSASFEALAIYFPCMNSFDEEDADGDGRRLKGAIQRSTETGLAVEMPSRTVRQASHESIEDSMNSYGSEGNLNFSGVHLASAGQFSDFLGSMGPAQFVGRQTLATTSMGDVEIGLQERNGQLEVDIIQARGLTPKPGSKTLPAAYIKAYLLENGVCIAKKKTKVARKSLDPLYNQVLLFPESPQGKVLQVIVWGNYGRMERKHFMGVARVLLEELDLSTLAIGWYKLFPTSSMVDPTTGPLLRQSSQLSLESTVGPCCDRS